Proteins encoded by one window of Antechinus flavipes isolate AdamAnt ecotype Samford, QLD, Australia chromosome 4, AdamAnt_v2, whole genome shotgun sequence:
- the RFNG gene encoding beta-1,3-N-acetylglucosaminyltransferase radical fringe isoform X2, which yields MTCTGVGLGKLCFVLSVALGAFLLLLLPLPRLQAPWGVWAHLPPHPPPTCEQPPSVPRPQEGGVAQPLQDVLQQLLGAPAAHPRTPDRLEPRDIFIAVKTTKKYHKSRLELLFRTWISRAQQQTFIFTDGEDPELRLRAGDHVINTNCSAMHTRQALCCKMSVEYDKFIESGRKWFCHVDDDNYVNSKGLLQLLSGFSPSQDVYVGRPSLDHPIEAADRAQGSGTASTVKFWFATGGAGFCISRGLALKMSPWASLGNFISTAEKVRLPDDCTIGYIIEGLLQVKLLHSTLFHSHLENLQRLPADTLLRQL from the exons ATGACCTGCACTGGCGTGGGACTCGGCAAACTCTGCTTCGTGTTGTCTGTGGCCTTGGGAGCCTTTTTGCTGCTGCTACTGCCCCTTCCCCGCCTTCAGGCTCCCTGGGGGGTCTGGGCCCACCTGCCGCCCCATCCGCCCCCCACCTGCGAGCAGCCGCCTAGCGTCCCGCGGCCCCAGGAGGGGGGCGTGGCCCAGCCCCTACAGGACGTGCTCCAGCAGCTCCTGGGGGCGCCTGCCGCGCACCCCCGGACGCCCGACAGGCTGGAGCCCAGGGACATCTTCATCGCGGTGAAGACCACCAAAAAGTATCACAAGTCTCGGCTGGAGCTGCTCTTCCGCACCTGGATCTCCCGGGCCCAGCAGCAG actTTCATCTTTACAGATGGTGAAGACCCAGAGTTACGTCTTCGAGCAG GAGATCATGTCATCAACACCAATTGTTCTGCCATGCACACACGCCAGGCACTCTGCTGCAAGATGTCTGTGGAATATGACAAGTTCATTGAGTCAGGAAGGAA ATGGTTCTGCCATGTGGATGATGACAATTATGTGAACTCCAAAGGGCTCCTACAGCTGCTCTCTGGTTTCTCCCCAAGTCAGGATGTCTATGTGGGGAGACCTAGTCTGGACCATCCTATTGAGGCAGCTGACAGAGCCCAGGGAAGTGGAACA GCATCTACAGTCAAGTTCTGGTTTGCCACAGGAGGAGCTGGGTTCTGCATCAGCAGAGGTCTTGCCCTCAAAATGAGTCCTTGGGCCAG CCTGGGTAACTTCATCAGCACTGCCGAGAAGGTCAGACTCCCTGATGACTGCACCATTGGCTATATCATCGAAGGGCTGCTGCAGGTGAAATTGCTACATAGTACTCTTTTCCACTCTCACCTGGAGAACTTGCAGAGGCTGCCAGCCGACACTCTGCTCAGACAG